One Bradysia coprophila strain Holo2 unplaced genomic scaffold, BU_Bcop_v1 contig_145, whole genome shotgun sequence DNA window includes the following coding sequences:
- the LOC119074268 gene encoding putative helicase mov-10-B.2 isoform X1 — protein sequence MGFLAFCSGLLSGLFSAIFSGIRTFFSSSQPIHYSRNYSQQLPRTTYFNRHRLGSDETPYRRFTRLAPIQTDECLQMERLEEFPMSTSILDVERNANNSVHFNEMFTKWISQKEMFRASEESYIGAYKQMVFFEEAADTIKTKAFNLTTVYLNRTEEDEYYMKITPGSEELCAAIDDKQLDRFTLKSESSEKSVDGKILRREADRLYVDLFTKYFRIDDCYNLFFQVNRMNYQLQHNALQFIAEHRLFSILINNPSYHSQSLHTVQSQWQSDDLQFTTNYQNELNIEQMKAVECIVNANYNPLPNLLYGPPGTGKTKTIVAAIETIVRTTTKNILVCAQSNAACNEIAERLAKVLNPDEMLRMFSMSYELDQISSTIEPFCNLFDGALKYPSLEYLYGFRVLICTLSTSGCLVRARISSNFDPSHFHYVFIDECASAHETMALIPIAGLCTSVGKVHANIVLIGDPKQLDAVTKSACSTMLGFKISWFERLFDLAMYKRHDGSGKFSETYITQLVRNYRSHRAILKVPNELFYENTLVAIAKPDHIRLEMEGLLSKTFPIIFKSVHGYCKKDDNGTSSFNMDEVRAVVEFVDELLKPDRLIQLSQSDIGVVSPYKLQCKIIRRYCETKGYKNITIGSAETFQGQERKVMIISSVRSGGKLGEFLSNPQRFNVMITRAKSLLIVVGNPHLLSQDENWSTFIRYCFKNKCLIQSKRWFRPKEH from the exons ATGGGATTTTTGGCATTTTGTTCAGGACTTTTGTCGGGATTATTTTCAGCAATATTTTCCGGAATCCGAACATTTTTTAGTTCTTCACAACCAATACATTATTCGAGGAATTACTCACAACAACTTCCGCGTACCACCTACTTTAACAGACATCGTTTAGGCAGTGATGAAACTCCATACCGCCGTTTTACACGCCTAGCACCCATCCAAACCGATGAATGTCTTCAAATGGAACGATTGGAGGAATTCCCTATGTCTACAAGCATTCTAGATGTGGAGCGAAATGCCAACAACTCGGTGCATTTCAACGAAATGTTTAC TAAATGGATTTCtcaaaaagaaatgtttagaGCTTCGGAGGAATCTTACATTGGTGCTTACAAGCAGATGGTATTTTTCGAAGAGGCTGCTgatacaataaaaacaaaggCATTTAATCTAACGACCGTGTATCTGAATCGGACTGAGGAAGATGaatattatatgaaaatcacG CCCGGTTCGGAAGAATTATGTGCTGCTATTGACGACAAACAATTGGACCGTTTCACATTGAAGTCAGAATCAAGCGAAAAATCAGTGGATGGAAAAATATTACGAAGGGAGGCCGACAGACTTTACGTTGatttattcacaaaatattttcgcattGATGATTGCTACAACCTATTTTTCCAAGTtaatcgaatgaattatcaACTGCAACACAATGCATTGCAATTCATCGCAGAGCAtcgattgttttcaattttgataaataatccATCATATCACAGTCAAAGCTTACATACAGTACAATCACAATGGCAATCCGATGATTTGCAATTTACAACAAATTACCAGAATGAACTCAacattgaacaaatgaaagcTGTCGAATGCATTGTGAACGCTAATTATAATCCACTTCCAAATCTGCTGTATGGGCCCCCCG GTaccggcaaaacaaaaacgataGTCGCTGCAATTGAAACGATCGTtcgaacaacaacaaagaatATTTTAGTGTGTGCCCAATCGAACGCCGCGTGTAATGAAATTGCTGAACGTTTAGCGAAGGTGTTGAACCCGGACGAAATGTTACGCATGTTTTCAATGTCCTATGAATTGGACCAAATCAGCTCAACAATTGAACcgttttgcaatttatttgatGGCGCACTAAAATATCCGTCATTGGAATATTTGTATGGTTTTCGTGTGCTGATTTGTACACTCTCAACATCTGGATGCCTGGTCAGGGCACGTATATCGTCTAATTTCGATCCGAGCCATTTCCACTATGTATTTATCGATGAATGTGCAAGCGCCCACGAAACAATGGCTTTGATTCCGATCGCTGGACTATGCACGTCGGTCGGCAAAGTTCATGCAAATATTGTGTTAATTGGAGACCCGAAGCAGCTTGATGCGGTTACTAAATCCGCTTGTTCAACTATGTTGGgcttcaaaatttcatggttCGAACGATTATTCGATTTAGCAATGTACAAACGACACGATGGGAGTGGTAAATTTAGTGAAACATATATTACCCAACTGGTCCGGAATTATCGTTCACATCGAGCCATTTTGAAAGTGCCCAACGAattgttttatgaaaatacGCTGGTGGCCATTGCCAAACCAG ATCACATTAGATTGGAAATGGAGGGTCTATTGTCCAAAACTTTTCCGATCATTTTTAAATCTGTTCACGGATATTGCAAAAAGGACGATAACGGCACGAG TTCATTTAATATGGATGAAGTGAGAGCAGTGGTTGAGTTTGTGGACGAGCTCTTGAAGCCAGACAGACTAATTCAACTAAGTCAATCCGACATTGGAGTTGTTTCACCATACAAACTTCAATGCAAAATTATACGGAGGTACTGTGAGACGAAGGGCTATAAAAATATCACAATCGGATCGGCAGAAACGTTTCAGGGTCAAGAGCGAAAAGTCATGATCATATCATCTGTTCGCAGCGGTGGAAAATTGGGAGAATTTCTTTCCAATCCTCAG AGATTTAATGTAATGATAACACGTGCGAAAAGTCTTTTAATTGTTGTGGGAAATCCACATCTGCTGTCACAAGATGAAAACTGGTCAACATTTATCAGGTATTGCTTTAAGAATAAATGCTTAATACAGAGTAAAAGATGGTTTCGCCCAAAAGAGCATTAG
- the LOC119074268 gene encoding putative helicase mov-10-B.2 isoform X2, with product MERLEEFPMSTSILDVERNANNSVHFNEMFTKWISQKEMFRASEESYIGAYKQMVFFEEAADTIKTKAFNLTTVYLNRTEEDEYYMKITPGSEELCAAIDDKQLDRFTLKSESSEKSVDGKILRREADRLYVDLFTKYFRIDDCYNLFFQVNRMNYQLQHNALQFIAEHRLFSILINNPSYHSQSLHTVQSQWQSDDLQFTTNYQNELNIEQMKAVECIVNANYNPLPNLLYGPPGTGKTKTIVAAIETIVRTTTKNILVCAQSNAACNEIAERLAKVLNPDEMLRMFSMSYELDQISSTIEPFCNLFDGALKYPSLEYLYGFRVLICTLSTSGCLVRARISSNFDPSHFHYVFIDECASAHETMALIPIAGLCTSVGKVHANIVLIGDPKQLDAVTKSACSTMLGFKISWFERLFDLAMYKRHDGSGKFSETYITQLVRNYRSHRAILKVPNELFYENTLVAIAKPDHIRLEMEGLLSKTFPIIFKSVHGYCKKDDNGTSSFNMDEVRAVVEFVDELLKPDRLIQLSQSDIGVVSPYKLQCKIIRRYCETKGYKNITIGSAETFQGQERKVMIISSVRSGGKLGEFLSNPQRFNVMITRAKSLLIVVGNPHLLSQDENWSTFIRYCFKNKCLIQSKRWFRPKEH from the exons ATGGAACGATTGGAGGAATTCCCTATGTCTACAAGCATTCTAGATGTGGAGCGAAATGCCAACAACTCGGTGCATTTCAACGAAATGTTTAC TAAATGGATTTCtcaaaaagaaatgtttagaGCTTCGGAGGAATCTTACATTGGTGCTTACAAGCAGATGGTATTTTTCGAAGAGGCTGCTgatacaataaaaacaaaggCATTTAATCTAACGACCGTGTATCTGAATCGGACTGAGGAAGATGaatattatatgaaaatcacG CCCGGTTCGGAAGAATTATGTGCTGCTATTGACGACAAACAATTGGACCGTTTCACATTGAAGTCAGAATCAAGCGAAAAATCAGTGGATGGAAAAATATTACGAAGGGAGGCCGACAGACTTTACGTTGatttattcacaaaatattttcgcattGATGATTGCTACAACCTATTTTTCCAAGTtaatcgaatgaattatcaACTGCAACACAATGCATTGCAATTCATCGCAGAGCAtcgattgttttcaattttgataaataatccATCATATCACAGTCAAAGCTTACATACAGTACAATCACAATGGCAATCCGATGATTTGCAATTTACAACAAATTACCAGAATGAACTCAacattgaacaaatgaaagcTGTCGAATGCATTGTGAACGCTAATTATAATCCACTTCCAAATCTGCTGTATGGGCCCCCCG GTaccggcaaaacaaaaacgataGTCGCTGCAATTGAAACGATCGTtcgaacaacaacaaagaatATTTTAGTGTGTGCCCAATCGAACGCCGCGTGTAATGAAATTGCTGAACGTTTAGCGAAGGTGTTGAACCCGGACGAAATGTTACGCATGTTTTCAATGTCCTATGAATTGGACCAAATCAGCTCAACAATTGAACcgttttgcaatttatttgatGGCGCACTAAAATATCCGTCATTGGAATATTTGTATGGTTTTCGTGTGCTGATTTGTACACTCTCAACATCTGGATGCCTGGTCAGGGCACGTATATCGTCTAATTTCGATCCGAGCCATTTCCACTATGTATTTATCGATGAATGTGCAAGCGCCCACGAAACAATGGCTTTGATTCCGATCGCTGGACTATGCACGTCGGTCGGCAAAGTTCATGCAAATATTGTGTTAATTGGAGACCCGAAGCAGCTTGATGCGGTTACTAAATCCGCTTGTTCAACTATGTTGGgcttcaaaatttcatggttCGAACGATTATTCGATTTAGCAATGTACAAACGACACGATGGGAGTGGTAAATTTAGTGAAACATATATTACCCAACTGGTCCGGAATTATCGTTCACATCGAGCCATTTTGAAAGTGCCCAACGAattgttttatgaaaatacGCTGGTGGCCATTGCCAAACCAG ATCACATTAGATTGGAAATGGAGGGTCTATTGTCCAAAACTTTTCCGATCATTTTTAAATCTGTTCACGGATATTGCAAAAAGGACGATAACGGCACGAG TTCATTTAATATGGATGAAGTGAGAGCAGTGGTTGAGTTTGTGGACGAGCTCTTGAAGCCAGACAGACTAATTCAACTAAGTCAATCCGACATTGGAGTTGTTTCACCATACAAACTTCAATGCAAAATTATACGGAGGTACTGTGAGACGAAGGGCTATAAAAATATCACAATCGGATCGGCAGAAACGTTTCAGGGTCAAGAGCGAAAAGTCATGATCATATCATCTGTTCGCAGCGGTGGAAAATTGGGAGAATTTCTTTCCAATCCTCAG AGATTTAATGTAATGATAACACGTGCGAAAAGTCTTTTAATTGTTGTGGGAAATCCACATCTGCTGTCACAAGATGAAAACTGGTCAACATTTATCAGGTATTGCTTTAAGAATAAATGCTTAATACAGAGTAAAAGATGGTTTCGCCCAAAAGAGCATTAG
- the LOC119074273 gene encoding uncharacterized protein LOC119074273 encodes MSAPILITIPKYVTVPKQNLLPLPSVENSIDEFLLRGKKRRLDHLTWEEKFQRKKLKNRVAAQTSRDRKKAKMDDMERTIKDFSVENQNLKETCNLLQSERDELAIRNEELERQMEELKRRLNELDTTNDQEKRKLQRLSSVEDNCSLPSLQDMLEDFDASRLEELAESLLADVITDMANDPVGDCTSNAKTDGPTERMSRPVVGTRPEIMESAKNIDDSLNTPTKKRTHIKIEPKIEEDVCMDLDTVSNDDDTLYGTYDEKTHCITILVSGDDIATDEAVEEVYCEEDHTSEVSMLSPVPSHCSSIDHSSSQSLSDPIVDAKSPISISQSSDCGYESIGSPLSYCSDMDELWNSSFNQLFPSLV; translated from the exons ATGAGTGCCCCGATATTAATTACCATTCCAAAGTATGTTACGGTACCGAAGCAAAATCTTTTGCCTCTGCCGTCCGTGGAAAATTCGATCGATGAATTCCTGTTGCGTGGAAAGAAACGTCGTTTGGACCACTTAACATGGGAGGAGAAATTCCAGCGGAA AAAACTAAAGAATCGTGTCGCTGCTCAAACATCCCGTGACCGCAAGAAGGCGAAAATGGACGATATGGAACGCACCATCAAAGacttttctgttgaaaatcaAAACCTAAAGGAAACATGCAATTTACTACAGTCGGAAAGAGATGAATTAGCTATCCGCAATGAAGAGCTGGAACGACAAATGGAGGAACTAAAGCGACGATTGAATGAAC TCGATACTACGAACGATCAAGAAAAGCGAAAACTCCAACGGCTCAGCTCTGTGGAAGATAATTGCTCTCTGCCTTCTCTACAGGACATGCTCGAAGACTTCGATGCATCCCGACTGGAAGAACTTGCAGAAAGCCTGCTCGCAGATGTCATCACAGACATGGCAAACGATCCTGTTGGAGACTGCACGTCAAATGCCAAAACAGATGGCCCAACAGAGCGAATGTCTCGACCAGTGGTGGGGACCCGACCAGAAATCATGGAATCCGCCAAAAATATCGATGACAGTCTAAATACGCCCACAAAGAAGCGGACCCACAtaaaaattgaaccaaaaatcGAGGAGGATGTTTGCATGGATTTGGATACTGTTTCCAACGATGACGACACATTATACGGAACATATGACGAAAAGACTCACTGCATAACGATATTGGTTAGTGGCGATGATATAGCTACTGATGAAGCTGTTGAAGAGGTCTATTGCGAAGAAGATCACACATCAGAAGTGTCGATGCTCTCACCGGTACCATCACATTGTTCATCAATTGACCACAGTTCATCACAGTCACTCAGTGATCCAATCGTCGATGCAAAAAGTCctatttcaatttcacaatCGAGTGATTGTGGATATGAATCGATCGGTTCACCATTAAGTTATTGTAGTGACATGGATGAACTGTGGAACAGCTCTTTCAACCAGTTATTCCCTTCGTTAGTGTAA
- the LOC119074270 gene encoding GTPase Era, mitochondrial: MAMNKPSLLVFLANNIKLCRGVRTKPSETHRTEQKPNQNEKVVKIAIIGTPNAGKSTFINNLLNHRICAASTKVHTTRTSARAIGVRNNSQVILFDTPGLVTEQEMKKHNLSNEFLTSCRRSIQNSDLVGVIHDVSNSWTRSELHSTVLDTLQTYANVPSFLVLNKIDCLKSKRMMLDITRTLTQNTLLPRGIKNPKLYMREQKLITYEDKEKKIGWPGFSDVFMVSSLTGDGMDDVMKFLLRHTKNRQWEYGSGEYTDQPPETLIVEGVRARLLSFLPQEIPYLLKCELEFYSTHKGHIFTSVVVTCPTERIERLVCGKENGKLKQITELVTSDLVETFQKPVSLTISMRSNKKSD; this comes from the exons ATGGCGATGAATAAGCCGTCATTACTGGTGTTTTTGGCAAACAATATAAAATTATGTCGAGGCGTGAGAACGAAGCCCTCTGAAACCCACCGAACCGAACAGAAACCGAACCAGAATGAAAAAGTTGTGAAAATTGCCATAATTGGGACCCCTAATGCAGGAAAAAGTACCTTTATCAACAACTTGTTGAACCACAGA ATTTGTGCTGCATCGACAAAAGTGCACACAACACGCACATCTGCAAGGGCCATAGGCGTTCGGAACAACTCTCAAGTCATACTCTTCGATACTCCCGGTCTAGTGACGGAACAGGAAATGAAAAAGCATAACTTAAGCAACGAATTCTTAACCTCTTGCCGCCGTTCTATCCAAAACTCGGATTTAGTTGGAGTAATTCATGATGTTTCGAATTCGTGGACACGAAGTGAGCTCCATTCGACCGTATTGGATACATTGCAAACATACGCTAATGTTCCAAGTTTTCTGGTTTTGAACAAAATCGATTGTTTGAAATCGAAACGTATGATGTTGGATATAACCAGAACGTTGACACAGAATACACTACTTCCGAGAGGAATAAAAAACCCAAAACTTTACATGAGAGAGCAGAAGCTGATCACCTATGaggataaagaaaaaaaaattggctggCCCGGCTTTTCCGACGTTTTCATGGTATCGTCGCTGACTGGTGATGGGATGGATGATGTAATG AAATTTTTACTTCGGCACACAAAGAACCGACAGTGGGAATACGGTAGCGGAGAATACACTGATCAACCCCCTGAAACGTTGATCGTTGAAGGTGTACGTGCTCGTTTATTGAGCTTTCTGCCACAAGAGATTCCCTATTTGTTAAAATGTGAATTAGAATTCTACAGCACCCACAAAG GACACATATTCACTTCGGTTGTAGTAACTTGTCCGACCGAACGAATCGAACGACTGGTTTGCGGTAAAGAGAATGGAAAGCTTAAACAAATTACCGAATTGGTGACATCTGATTTGGTGGAAACGTTTCAAAAACCCGTATCGCTAACAATATCGATGAGATCGAATAAGAAATCCgattaa